The Actinomycetota bacterium genome includes a region encoding these proteins:
- the rlmB gene encoding 23S rRNA (guanosine(2251)-2'-O)-methyltransferase RlmB, which translates to METVEGRRTVYELLRSAGRVEKILIAKESKSTDILDKIEALARKQGVRIDTVDKDRLDDIAGSRVHQGVIAYISAYEYLPFSEFCSRLDITAKPVVLLLDGVTDPQNFGALIRSADATGAAGVVVTKRRSAPVTAAVHKASAGATAYVDITQVSNLSYAIDELKEMGFWVVGASEKAGRAYYDIDFNMPLVVVLGSEGGGLSRLVAEKCDFLAAIPMRGEISSLNVSVAGAVLLYEALRQRRVSGEPEASGKVFL; encoded by the coding sequence TTGGAGACGGTAGAAGGCAGGCGTACTGTCTATGAACTCTTGCGAAGCGCCGGGCGCGTCGAGAAGATACTCATCGCAAAAGAGTCGAAGTCGACAGATATTTTAGACAAAATAGAAGCCCTGGCGAGAAAGCAGGGCGTTCGCATCGATACGGTCGATAAGGATAGGCTCGACGACATAGCGGGCTCGCGGGTCCATCAGGGCGTAATAGCGTATATCTCGGCCTACGAATACCTACCCTTCTCTGAATTCTGCTCGCGGTTGGATATTACGGCTAAACCGGTCGTCTTACTTCTCGACGGCGTGACCGACCCGCAGAATTTCGGCGCGCTTATAAGAAGCGCCGACGCGACCGGAGCGGCGGGGGTGGTCGTCACCAAGCGACGTTCGGCGCCGGTCACCGCGGCTGTCCACAAGGCCTCGGCGGGGGCAACGGCTTATGTCGATATTACCCAGGTAAGCAACCTTTCCTACGCGATAGATGAATTGAAAGAGATGGGCTTTTGGGTCGTGGGCGCGAGCGAGAAAGCCGGGCGCGCCTATTATGATATCGACTTTAACATGCCGCTCGTGGTGGTTCTCGGCAGTGAGGGCGGCGGCTTGTCGCGTCTCGTCGCGGAGAAATGTGATTTTTTGGCGGCGATTCCGATGAGGGGTGAGATCTCATCGCTCAATGTCAGTGTCGCCGGCGCGGTCTTGCTCTACGAGGCGCTGCGCCAGAGGCGGGTCTCGGGGGAGCCGGAAGCGTCGGGCAAGGTATTTTTATGA